From one Lycium barbarum isolate Lr01 chromosome 6, ASM1917538v2, whole genome shotgun sequence genomic stretch:
- the LOC132644752 gene encoding serine/threonine protein phosphatase 2A 57 kDa regulatory subunit B' beta isoform-like has protein sequence MGGFNGNSPRNSPKASPRITFSPKNSPRASPRKTNTTLKQLLLDSRNMSNFLDSETEELLSLISYCSFTYTFTDPQESPSQQDLKRLKLIQLLSIIKTLIKPLDDQVLSPLFKMLSFNLFRPLPPPIHSVISILPDDDDLVSNPTPSWPHLQIVYDIFLRIVIRTSVESLRIYIDHSFLQNLLTLFQSEDQRERDNLKNVFHRIYSKLHFYRPFTRKAMHDVFLHYVFETDQRHPGIGELLEIWGTIINGFSVPLKEEHKLFLVRVLVPLHKPKGMQVYHRQLTYCVSQFVQKEPELGEVVIRGILKYWPVTNCQKEVLLIGELEELVETLDPQLYKELALPLCTKITKCLNSWNSQVAERALYVWNNEQFWKMASQAMEEVFPVLVEGMEKNLEGHWSKSVRQLTENVKGMLEAVAPFLYSKCLLQLEIQEAVERIEELRRNEIWEKIENAAKY, from the exons ATGGGTGGGTTCAACGGGAACAGCCCAAGAAACTCTCCAAAAGCTTCTCCAAGGATAACATTTAGCCCAAAAAACTCTCCAAGAGCTTCTCCAAGAAAAACAAACACAACTCTAAAACAACTCCTTTTAGATTCCAGGAACATGTCAAATTTTCTTGATTCTGAAACAGAAGAATTGCTCTCTCTAATCTCTTACTGTTCTTTCACCTACACTTTCACTGATCCACAAGAATCTCCTTCACAACAAGATTTAAAAAGGCTAAAACTCATCCAACTCCTTTCTATCATCAAGACTCTCATAAAACCACTTGATGATCAAGTTCTTTCACCCCTTTTCAAAATGTTGTCGTTTAATCTTTTTAGGCCACTCCCTCCACCAATTCACTCTGTTATCTCAATATTACCCGATGACGATGATCTTGTCAGTAATCCTACACCCTCATGGCCACATTTGCAAATCGTTTACGACATTTTCCTCAGGATTGTCATTAGAACAAGTGTTGAATCACTCCGAATTTATATTGAtcattctttccttcaaaatctcCTCACGTTATTCCAGTCCGAAGACCAAAGGGAACGCGACAACTTGAAGAATGTGTTCCACAGGATTTATTCCAAATTACATTTCTATAGACCATTCACGAGAAAGgctatgcatgatgtttttttgCACTATGTTTTTGAGACCGATCAAAGGCACCCTGGAATTGGAGAGCTTCTTGAAATATGGGGCACAATTATTAATGGATTTAGTGTTCCTCTAAAAGAAGAGCATAAACTTTTCTTAGTTAGAGTTCTTGTCCCTTTGCATAAGCCAAAAGGGATGCAGGTTTATCACAGGCAGTTGACCTATTGTGTATCTCAGTTTGTGCAAAAAGAGCCTGAGCTTGGTGAGGTTGTTATTAGAGGAATATTGAAGTACTGGCCAGTTACAAATTGCCAGAAGGAAGTTCTGCTTATTGGTGAATTGGAAGAGCTTGTGGAGACACTAGATCCTCAACTGTACAAGGAACTTGCCCTGCCTTTGTGCACCAAAATTACCAAGTGTTTAAATAGTTGGAACTCTCAG GTTGCGGAGCGCGCATTGTATGTGTGGAACAATGAGCAATTTTGGAAGATGGCATCACAGGCAATGGAAGAGGTGTTCCCAGTTCTAGTTGAAGGGATGGAGAAGAATCTGGAGGGGCATTGGAGCAAAAGTGTTCGACAATTGACAGAAAATGTGAAGGGAATGCTGGAAGCTGTAGCACCATTTCTCTATTCCAAGTGCCTTCTACAGCTAGAAATTCAAGAAGCTGTTGAACGCATAGAAGAGTTGAGAAGAAACGAAATTTGGGAAAAGATTGAAAATGCAGCAAAATATTAA
- the LOC132599353 gene encoding probable polyamine transporter At1g31830 yields MGAENNAEYSSLQGGTKNFTKVSFVPLTFLIFYGVSGGPFGVEDTVRAAGPFLALLGFLIFPFIWSIPESLITAELCTMFPENGGYVVWVSTTLGPYWGFQLGWVKWMSGVVDNALYPVLFLDYIKSAVPTLANGLPRTIAILVLIVALTYLNYRGLTIVGWVATVLAIFSLLPFGIMGLIALPKLEPSRWFVVDLKNVQWGLYLNTLFWNLNYWDAVSCMSGEVENPGKTLPKAIFYAVPLVVSGYFFPLLFGTGAVPLHRELWSDGYFSDIAKIIGGVWLRLWVQGASAVSNMGMFLAEMSGDSFQLLGMAERGMLPDFFAKRSRYGTPLIGILFSASGVILLSWLSFQEIVAAENFLYCCGMIVEFIAFVKLRIKYPAASRPYKIPLGTVGSIIMCVPPTFFILVVMALCSFKVMIVSFLAILVGIILQPCLVYCDKKRWLSFSVSSDLVDLQSSYHQVGEA; encoded by the coding sequence ATGGGGGCAGAAAACAATGCTGAATATTCGAGTTTACAAGGAGGAACTAAGAACTTCACTAAGGTTTCATTTGTTCCTCTTACATTCCTTATATTCTACGGTGTCTCTGGTGGACCTTTTGGTGTTGAAGACACTGTCCGTGCGGCCGGTCCGTTTTTAGCACTTCTTGGATTTTTGATCTTTCCTTTTATATGGAGCATTCCGGAGTCCTTAATCACTGCAGAATTATGCACTATGTTCCCCGAAAACGGAGGATATGTTGTTTGGGTATCCACAACTTTAGGCCCTTATTGGGGATTTCAATTAGGATGGGTGAAATGGATGAGTGGTGTTGTTGATAACGCGTTATACCCGGTTTTGTTTTTAGATTACATTAAATCTGCTGTCCCAACATTAGCCAATGGTCTTCCAAGAACAATCGCGATTCTTGTTTTAATTGTAGCACTTACTTATTTGAACTATAGAGGTTTAACTATTGTTGGTTGGGTTGCTACAGTGTTGGCGATTTTTAGTCTTCTTCCTTTTGGAATTATGGGACTTATCGCGCTTCCTAAGTTAGAGCCTTCGAGATGGTTTGTTGTAGATTTGAAAAATGTACAATGGGGATTGTATCTAAATACACTTTTCTGGAATTTGAACTACTGGGATGCAGTGAGTTGTATGTCAGGGGAAGTAGAAAACCCTGGGAAAACACTTCCTAAGGCTATATTCTATGCAGTTCCCTTAGTTGTCTCTGGTTATTTTTTCCCTCTTTTATTTGGCACTGGAGCTGTTCCGCTGCATCGTGAACTTTGGAGTGATGGTTATTTCTCGGATATTGCTAAAATCATTGGAGGAGTATGGTTAAGATTGTGGGTTCAAGGGGCTTCCGCTGTGTCAAATATGGGAATGTTTTTGGCTGAGATGAGTGGTGACTCTTTTCAGCTTTTGGGTATGGCAGAACGCGGGATGCTTCCTGATTTTTTTGCTAAGAGATCGCGTTATGGAACTCCTCTTATTGGAATCTTGTTTTCTGCATCAGGTGTTATACTTCTGTCCTGGCTTAGTTTCCAAGAGATTGTGGCTGCAGAGAACTTTCTGTATTGCTGTGGAATGATTGTGGAATTTATAGCTTTTGTGAAGTTAAGGATAAAATATCCAGCAGCATCAAGACCTTATAAGATTCCACTAGGCACAGTTGGTTCAATTATAATGTGTGTGCCACCAACATTTTTTATTCTTGTGGTTATGGCCTTATGTTCATTTAAGGTCATGATTGTCAGTTTCTTGGCTATTCTTGTTGGGATTATTTTGCAGCCTTGTTTGGTTTATTGTGACAAAAAAAGATGGTTAAGTTTCTCTGTTAGCTCTGATCTTGTTGATCTGCAGTCCAGTTATCATCAAGTTGGTGAGGCCTAA